Proteins from one candidate division KSB1 bacterium genomic window:
- a CDS encoding T9SS type A sorting domain-containing protein, producing the protein MKYEASRATRIAAFLCFCISAFLPLSSVAREYGVNGTVAFEFPPAKSDPQLRVDVRGDERSLDDPWSLVQELWDADTSRPELWNAYPVGMAMSHEGRGYIAMLHTVFGTLDGGHTWYNMDPFPPPFVGGPFTALRAPTYISALAARPVKRTIETADSFFVTTLRADADSGTVRAFRWTTGTWRPAPAAATIQPMWLSQIAFSDSLVVNVLADQFGRIVRNDSLGRDSTWDLLPFNFFGGYLAGTAAAVGNLVIASGSQQWISRSRGQVWHVEPAVDSLGDVGVSFSDSLHGFSGGGIVSPAPAGWVHRTDDGAVNWSERLLEAPFPIRAVVRYSDSVGWAAGGYIDGDAAIGGIYKTTDAGLTWSQELTVNAEIRALTATHITPAYVDVFAAGAYPDFHAGVWSTRLYWPDSSLGGPILFADPDTLAFGIVEAGARDTLRSVLRNIGQTAVTLFALDTRGGRFSQVNSLVGTVLQPGDSVELLVQFAPEEPGLYRTAIDQLNNVGQRCEIICSGLAPTAATGGNPVIIRELALDVWPNPGNAEFTLKFALPRAGDVTLNIFDVTGRLVDTQSLDALPAGSHTRVWNAANFASGIYFARIESGTELATKKIMLLK; encoded by the coding sequence ATGAAATATGAAGCCAGCAGGGCCACGCGGATCGCCGCGTTTCTGTGTTTCTGCATTTCTGCGTTTCTGCCTTTGTCTTCCGTCGCCCGCGAATACGGCGTGAATGGCACCGTCGCGTTCGAATTTCCGCCGGCTAAAAGCGATCCGCAACTGCGCGTCGATGTCCGCGGCGATGAACGCTCGCTGGATGACCCGTGGTCGCTGGTGCAGGAGCTGTGGGACGCCGATACCTCGCGGCCCGAGCTGTGGAATGCCTACCCCGTCGGGATGGCTATGAGCCACGAAGGCCGTGGCTATATCGCCATGCTGCATACCGTGTTCGGGACGCTGGACGGCGGACACACATGGTACAACATGGATCCGTTCCCGCCACCCTTCGTCGGTGGGCCGTTCACGGCTTTGCGCGCACCGACCTACATCAGCGCACTGGCCGCGCGGCCCGTAAAACGCACGATAGAGACCGCGGACTCCTTCTTCGTGACTACGCTGCGCGCCGATGCTGACAGCGGGACCGTGCGCGCCTTCCGGTGGACCACCGGAACCTGGCGGCCCGCACCCGCCGCCGCAACGATCCAGCCGATGTGGCTGTCGCAAATCGCCTTTTCCGATTCACTGGTCGTGAATGTGCTGGCCGATCAGTTTGGCCGCATCGTGCGCAACGATTCGCTCGGCCGCGACTCCACCTGGGATCTGCTGCCCTTCAACTTTTTCGGCGGCTATCTCGCGGGCACCGCCGCTGCTGTCGGAAACCTGGTGATCGCTTCCGGCTCGCAGCAGTGGATCAGCCGCTCGCGCGGTCAGGTCTGGCATGTCGAACCCGCCGTGGATTCCCTGGGAGACGTCGGCGTCAGTTTCAGCGACTCCCTGCACGGATTTAGCGGCGGAGGTATTGTATCGCCTGCCCCGGCGGGTTGGGTGCACCGCACTGACGATGGCGCCGTGAATTGGTCAGAGCGGCTGCTCGAAGCGCCGTTTCCGATTCGGGCCGTCGTTCGCTATTCCGATTCCGTGGGCTGGGCCGCGGGCGGCTACATCGACGGCGATGCGGCGATCGGGGGAATCTACAAAACCACCGACGCCGGCCTCACCTGGTCACAAGAGCTGACCGTTAATGCCGAAATCCGCGCGCTGACCGCCACACATATCACCCCCGCGTATGTCGATGTATTCGCTGCCGGTGCCTATCCCGACTTTCACGCCGGAGTCTGGTCCACCCGCCTCTACTGGCCCGATAGCTCGCTTGGCGGTCCGATCCTGTTCGCCGATCCCGACACCCTCGCCTTCGGGATTGTCGAGGCTGGCGCGCGCGATACACTGCGCTCCGTGCTCCGCAACATCGGCCAGACCGCCGTGACCCTGTTCGCGCTGGATACTCGCGGCGGCCGCTTCAGTCAGGTCAACAGCCTGGTCGGCACCGTCCTGCAACCGGGGGATAGCGTCGAGTTACTTGTGCAGTTTGCCCCCGAAGAGCCGGGCCTGTATCGAACCGCGATCGACCAACTCAACAATGTCGGACAGCGTTGCGAGATTATTTGCAGCGGCCTCGCCCCTACCGCCGCCACCGGCGGAAACCCGGTCATCATTCGTGAACTCGCGCTGGACGTCTGGCCCAATCCCGGCAATGCCGAATTCACGCTCAAATTCGCGCTGCCCCGGGCGGGCGACGTAACGCTGAACATCTTCGATGTCACGGGCCGTCTCGTCGATACGCAGTCACTCGACGCGCTCCCCGCCGGAAGTCACACGCGCGTGTGGAATGCCGCGAATTTCGCCAGCGGCATCTACTTTGCCCGGATCGAATCCGGAACCGAGTTGGCAACGAAGAAGATTATGCTGCTGAAGTAG